One window of the Ureibacillus sp. FSL W7-1570 genome contains the following:
- a CDS encoding spermidine/putrescine ABC transporter substrate-binding protein — protein MRSLINLSIAILIVCAGLYFVAGQLEASGSKGSKNTITIYNWGDYIDPDLLKQFTKETGIKVIYETFDSNEAMLTKIEQGGTTYDIAVPSEYTIEMMIEKDLLYPIDHSKIPNLKYIDPYYLDLPFDPGNKYSIPYFWGTVGIVYNPNMLSKPLNFESWNDLWDPSLKNKVFLVDSAREVMGMGLNSMGESLNAKDEELLQKATDKLIKLSPNIKGVIGDEIIPMMENNEAAVALTWSGSAADMMAENEELDYAVPKEGSNLWFDNFVIPKTAKNIEGAHAFINFMLDPEVAAQNAEYVGYSTPNKAALEIMDPEIANDERFYPPEEIKNRLEVYENLGLEWLGKYNEYFLQFKMSIK, from the coding sequence ATGAGATCATTAATCAATTTAAGCATTGCCATTTTAATCGTCTGTGCCGGACTTTATTTTGTTGCTGGCCAGTTGGAAGCCTCCGGAAGTAAAGGAAGCAAAAATACGATTACAATCTATAACTGGGGAGACTACATCGATCCGGACTTATTGAAGCAATTTACTAAAGAAACTGGCATTAAAGTCATTTATGAAACTTTTGATTCCAATGAAGCGATGCTCACCAAAATTGAGCAAGGCGGAACAACTTACGATATCGCTGTCCCGTCTGAATATACAATCGAAATGATGATTGAAAAAGACTTGCTTTATCCGATTGATCATTCAAAAATCCCAAATTTAAAATACATCGATCCTTATTATTTGGATTTGCCTTTTGATCCTGGCAATAAATATTCCATCCCTTATTTCTGGGGTACGGTTGGCATCGTTTATAATCCAAACATGCTCTCCAAACCTTTGAATTTTGAATCATGGAACGATTTATGGGATCCTTCATTGAAAAACAAAGTATTCTTGGTGGACAGCGCCCGTGAAGTTATGGGAATGGGCTTAAACTCAATGGGGGAATCGTTGAATGCAAAAGATGAAGAACTATTGCAAAAAGCAACAGATAAGCTCATTAAACTCTCTCCCAATATTAAAGGGGTGATCGGTGATGAGATTATTCCGATGATGGAGAATAATGAAGCAGCCGTTGCTCTCACTTGGTCTGGTTCTGCCGCAGATATGATGGCGGAAAACGAAGAATTGGACTATGCGGTGCCGAAAGAAGGTTCCAATTTGTGGTTTGACAACTTTGTCATCCCGAAAACGGCGAAAAATATCGAAGGTGCCCACGCTTTTATTAACTTCATGCTCGACCCGGAAGTGGCTGCCCAAAATGCGGAATATGTCGGATACTCCACACCGAATAAAGCAGCATTAGAAATTATGGATCCGGAAATCGCCAACGATGAGCGCTTCTATCCTCCTGAAGAAATTAAAAACAGATTGGAAGTATATGAAAATCTAGGTTTGGAATGGCTCGGAAAATATAATGAATACTTTTTGCAATTCAAAATGTCCATTAAATAA
- a CDS encoding ABC transporter permease translates to MNKLSTTAKIYLVVVFIILYAPIFYLIFYSFNSGGSMSNFESFTLEHYEAVFEDSRLLVILINTLIVALLSSLISTILGTLGAIGIASIKNRKMRNTLLSLNNILIVSPDVVIGASFLILFTMIGVKLGFASVLISHIAFSIPIVVLMVLPKLSEMNPNLIDAAQDLGATKRDVMYRVIIPYIKPGIFAGFFMALTYSLDDFAVTFFVTGNGFSTLSVEIYSIARVGISLTVNALSGIIFIVTVLIVIGYYFVTRRTKLINGGVGKL, encoded by the coding sequence ATGAATAAATTATCAACAACTGCAAAAATTTATCTGGTTGTCGTATTCATTATATTATACGCGCCTATCTTCTATTTGATTTTCTATTCCTTCAATAGCGGCGGTTCCATGTCCAACTTTGAGTCCTTTACTTTGGAGCATTATGAAGCCGTTTTTGAAGATTCCCGGCTGTTAGTGATATTAATTAATACCCTTATCGTCGCTTTATTATCAAGCTTAATTTCTACAATTCTTGGCACTTTAGGGGCTATTGGCATCGCATCAATCAAGAACCGGAAAATGCGAAATACTTTGCTTTCGCTCAATAATATTTTGATTGTCAGTCCGGACGTTGTGATTGGAGCAAGCTTCTTAATCCTATTTACAATGATTGGGGTTAAACTCGGATTTGCATCTGTTTTAATTTCCCATATTGCCTTCAGCATACCGATTGTTGTGTTGATGGTGCTGCCAAAACTATCCGAAATGAATCCGAATTTAATTGATGCAGCCCAGGATTTGGGGGCTACAAAAAGAGATGTCATGTATCGCGTGATTATTCCTTACATCAAACCGGGCATTTTTGCCGGCTTCTTTATGGCGCTCACTTATTCACTCGATGATTTCGCCGTTACATTTTTCGTGACAGGAAACGGATTTTCCACATTATCTGTAGAAATTTATTCCATCGCCCGTGTAGGAATTTCGTTGACTGTAAATGCCCTTTCCGGAATTATATTTATCGTGACGGTGCTGATTGTCATTGGATATTATTTCGTAACCCGCCGCACGAAATTGATTAACGGGGGGGTCGGTAAATTATGA
- a CDS encoding ABC transporter permease → MRDRVAKGPLIPYILWIVFFVIAPIALIIYYSLLDLNGNFTLENYKRFFSPVYLKMTFTSFFYAVVITFFTLLVSYPTAYFLTKTKHKYLWLMFIIIPSWINLLLKTYAFIGIFGLYGPINAVISVFGIEPKQILFTDFSFIFVAVYIFIPFMIIPIFNSLDKLNPTLVDAARDLGASPFTTFRRVIWPLTIEGVKSGIQVTFIPALSLFMITRLIAGNQVITLGTAIEQQFLVAQNWGMGSTIAVFLVIIMFASMIFTARTRRTKGGRV, encoded by the coding sequence ATGCGTGATCGCGTAGCAAAGGGGCCTCTCATCCCCTATATTCTTTGGATTGTATTCTTCGTCATCGCTCCAATCGCTTTAATCATCTATTATTCCTTGCTTGATTTAAACGGCAATTTTACGCTGGAAAACTATAAACGATTCTTCTCGCCTGTTTATTTAAAAATGACCTTCACAAGCTTTTTTTACGCCGTTGTGATTACATTCTTTACTTTATTGGTATCTTACCCAACGGCCTACTTTTTGACGAAAACGAAACATAAATATCTTTGGTTGATGTTTATTATTATTCCTTCATGGATCAACTTGCTTTTAAAAACGTATGCATTTATCGGCATTTTCGGTTTATACGGACCGATCAATGCCGTCATCAGCGTGTTTGGTATCGAGCCGAAACAAATCTTGTTTACCGATTTCAGCTTTATCTTTGTAGCTGTCTATATCTTTATACCATTTATGATTATTCCGATTTTCAACTCTTTGGATAAATTAAACCCGACATTGGTGGATGCAGCGCGGGATTTAGGGGCTTCCCCTTTTACAACATTCCGCCGTGTCATTTGGCCGCTAACAATTGAAGGAGTTAAATCAGGCATTCAAGTAACATTCATTCCCGCCCTGTCGCTCTTTATGATTACGCGCTTAATAGCAGGAAACCAGGTGATTACACTGGGTACAGCTATTGAACAGCAATTCCTTGTGGCGCAAAACTGGGGAATGGGTTCAACGATTGCCGTATTCCTTGTTATCATCATGTTTGCGAGCATGATTTTTACTGCTAGAACTAGAAGAACTAAAGGAGGCCGCGTATAA
- a CDS encoding ABC transporter ATP-binding protein yields MGNTIIQFENVSKSYDDGTVVLKNINFELEKGKFYTLLGPSGCGKTTILRIIAGFTAPSSGNVYFNGKKINNVPAHQRQVNTVFQDYALFPHLNVFENVAFGLRIKKMKEKEIQERVREALKFVNLEGFENREISEMSGGQRQRVAIARAIVNDPEVILLDEPLSALDLKLRYEMQYELRELQQRLGKTFVFVTHDQEEALAMSDEIFVLNDGEIQQSGSPVDIYDEPINRFVADFIGESNIVEGIMLEDYKVQFTGKVFDCVDKGMKPNEKVDIVIRPEDLEITSVDKGKLVVTVDTQLFRGVHYELSTYDKDGNEWLVHSLKKAEVGEEIGLYFEPEAIHVMRLNETEEEFDKRLESYGDDERNA; encoded by the coding sequence ATGGGTAACACAATCATTCAATTTGAAAATGTTTCAAAATCTTATGACGATGGAACAGTCGTACTGAAAAATATCAACTTTGAACTGGAAAAAGGAAAATTTTATACCCTACTGGGGCCATCAGGTTGCGGGAAAACAACCATCCTTCGAATCATCGCGGGTTTCACAGCGCCTTCTAGCGGAAACGTTTACTTTAATGGAAAAAAAATAAACAACGTTCCGGCTCACCAGCGGCAAGTCAACACAGTGTTTCAGGATTATGCACTTTTTCCTCATTTAAATGTTTTTGAAAATGTCGCGTTCGGCTTGCGCATAAAAAAAATGAAAGAAAAAGAAATCCAAGAGCGTGTGAGAGAAGCGCTGAAATTTGTCAACTTGGAAGGATTTGAAAACCGGGAAATATCCGAAATGTCAGGGGGGCAACGACAACGGGTTGCCATTGCCCGGGCCATTGTCAATGATCCGGAAGTGATTTTACTCGATGAACCATTGTCAGCTCTTGATTTAAAATTGCGTTATGAAATGCAATATGAACTCAGGGAATTGCAGCAACGCCTCGGCAAAACCTTTGTGTTTGTCACTCACGATCAAGAAGAGGCGTTGGCCATGTCCGATGAGATTTTTGTTTTGAATGATGGCGAAATTCAACAATCCGGTTCCCCTGTTGATATATACGATGAACCAATCAACCGGTTCGTTGCGGATTTCATTGGAGAATCGAACATCGTTGAGGGAATCATGTTGGAAGACTATAAAGTGCAATTTACCGGAAAAGTATTTGATTGTGTGGATAAAGGGATGAAACCGAACGAAAAAGTGGATATTGTCATCCGCCCGGAAGACTTGGAAATCACTTCCGTCGATAAAGGGAAGCTTGTTGTGACGGTGGATACCCAATTATTCCGAGGCGTGCATTATGAATTATCAACTTATGACAAAGACGGCAATGAATGGCTTGTCCATTCTTTGAAAAAGGCGGAAGTGGGCGAAGAAATCGGCTTATATTTTGAACCGGAAGCAATCCATGTCATGCGTTTGAACGAGACGGAAGAAGAATTCGACAAGCGATTGGAATCCTATGGAGATGATGAGCGGAATGCGTGA
- a CDS encoding XRE family transcriptional regulator has translation MQIGKKIKALRIKKGLTQEELGERTDLTKGYISQLERDLNSPSIDTLFTILEVLGSTPKEFFDDDMEEQKVVYSEEDQTSYIDEEKKYEIKWLIPTSNDKEMEPVIITFQKGGEYKQFEPSLSETFIYVLKGRIRVVLGEEEFIASEGNSVYYEASSNHQIFNANDGESQLLLVATESYL, from the coding sequence ATGCAAATTGGAAAGAAAATTAAAGCATTGCGCATTAAAAAAGGGTTGACACAAGAAGAGCTTGGTGAAAGAACAGATTTGACAAAAGGTTATATTTCCCAGCTTGAACGTGATTTAAATTCCCCTTCCATCGACACGCTTTTTACCATTTTAGAAGTGTTGGGTTCAACCCCCAAAGAATTTTTCGATGATGATATGGAAGAACAAAAAGTGGTTTACAGCGAAGAAGACCAAACCTCTTATATAGATGAAGAAAAGAAATACGAAATCAAATGGCTGATTCCCACTTCCAACGATAAAGAAATGGAGCCGGTGATTATCACTTTTCAAAAAGGCGGGGAATATAAACAATTTGAACCGTCCCTTTCGGAAACCTTCATTTATGTTTTGAAGGGGCGGATCCGTGTAGTGCTGGGGGAAGAAGAATTTATTGCAAGCGAAGGAAACTCGGTCTACTATGAAGCTTCTAGCAATCACCAAATTTTTAATGCCAATGATGGTGAGTCACAACTGCTTCTTGTAGCAACAGAATCTTATTTATAG
- a CDS encoding peroxiredoxin, which translates to MAERLVGKQAPLFELDAVMPDKTFGKVSLEKIINEGKWTVLFFYPMDFTFVCPTEITAISDRYDEFQELEAEVIGVSTDSIYTHLAWINTERTKNGIGTLKYPLASDHTHAVAKEYGVLIEEEGVALRGLFIINPLGQIQYEVVHHNNVGRDVDEVLRVLQALQTGGLCPANWRPGESTL; encoded by the coding sequence ATGGCAGAGCGTTTAGTCGGCAAACAGGCACCATTATTTGAACTGGATGCGGTAATGCCGGACAAAACCTTTGGTAAAGTCTCTTTGGAAAAAATTATAAATGAAGGGAAATGGACAGTTTTATTTTTTTATCCAATGGATTTCACATTCGTATGTCCGACTGAAATTACGGCAATCAGCGACCGTTATGATGAGTTTCAGGAATTGGAAGCGGAAGTGATTGGTGTTTCGACGGATTCCATATATACCCACCTTGCCTGGATTAATACGGAGCGCACAAAAAACGGCATCGGTACACTGAAATATCCTTTGGCTTCAGATCATACCCATGCTGTGGCCAAGGAGTACGGAGTGTTAATCGAAGAAGAGGGAGTCGCATTGCGCGGATTATTCATTATTAATCCTCTGGGCCAAATTCAATATGAAGTGGTGCATCACAACAATGTGGGCAGGGATGTGGATGAAGTTTTGCGTGTATTGCAGGCGCTTCAAACTGGAGGCCTATGCCCAGCCAATTGGCGTCCAGGCGAATCAACTTTGTGA
- a CDS encoding redoxin domain-containing protein produces the protein MKLRSPLPELGGATTWINGKVTKEELLGEKATLIHFWSVSCYICKEAMPDLNGLREKYKNQLNVVAVHMPRSEEDQDLETIEQVAKDLGITQPIYVDNDFILSDLFENEYVPSYYVFDRSGLLRHYQAGGKGMKMLEQRLNRILN, from the coding sequence ATGAAACTGCGTTCACCATTGCCTGAGTTGGGTGGTGCAACGACCTGGATCAATGGTAAAGTGACGAAGGAAGAGTTGCTGGGGGAAAAAGCGACGTTAATTCATTTCTGGTCGGTCAGCTGTTATATATGTAAAGAAGCGATGCCTGATCTTAACGGGCTTCGGGAAAAGTATAAAAATCAATTGAATGTTGTGGCTGTGCATATGCCCCGTTCCGAAGAGGACCAGGATTTGGAAACGATTGAACAAGTGGCCAAAGATTTAGGAATCACACAGCCAATCTACGTGGATAATGATTTTATCTTATCGGATTTATTTGAAAATGAATATGTGCCATCGTATTACGTATTTGACCGTTCCGGTTTGTTGCGCCACTATCAGGCTGGCGGAAAAGGAATGAAAATGTTGGAACAGCGGTTGAATCGTATCCTAAATTGA
- a CDS encoding TrkA family potassium uptake protein — protein sequence MRKEFVVIGLGRFGGSIVEELVRLGADVMAIDSDPERVEDYAKIATEAVIADATDEEALKSLGLQNFEHVIVAIGDDIQASILATLILKEMGVPQITAKAQNDYHAKVLHKIGADVIVHPERDMGIRIANNMMSNNVLDYLELSDEYSIMEIKSNDRIAGYSIKDLDIRANYGINIIGIKRGDHIIISPGADEKILLGDVLLVIGAVVDINRFVNRAMT from the coding sequence ATGAGAAAAGAATTTGTCGTCATCGGATTAGGACGGTTCGGAGGAAGCATCGTGGAAGAATTGGTCCGACTGGGGGCGGATGTGATGGCAATCGACTCTGATCCCGAACGGGTGGAAGATTATGCAAAAATTGCAACGGAAGCGGTCATTGCGGATGCAACGGATGAAGAAGCTTTGAAATCGCTCGGACTCCAAAATTTTGAGCATGTCATCGTCGCGATTGGGGACGATATCCAAGCCAGCATACTGGCAACGCTAATCTTAAAGGAAATGGGAGTGCCGCAAATCACAGCGAAAGCCCAAAACGATTATCATGCAAAAGTGCTGCATAAAATCGGTGCGGACGTCATCGTTCATCCGGAGAGGGATATGGGCATCCGGATCGCCAACAACATGATGTCCAATAACGTACTCGATTATCTGGAATTATCTGATGAATATTCCATTATGGAAATCAAATCCAATGATCGGATTGCCGGTTATTCCATCAAAGATTTGGACATTCGTGCCAATTACGGTATCAACATCATCGGCATCAAACGCGGGGATCACATTATTATCTCCCCTGGGGCTGATGAGAAAATCCTATTGGGCGATGTGTTGCTTGTAATCGGAGCGGTAGTGGACATCAACCGTTTCGTTAATCGGGCAATGACATAA
- a CDS encoding class I SAM-dependent methyltransferase, translated as MGTMRKDQWNPSLYDDKHSFVSAFGDSLVKVLAPKKGEKILDVGCGTGDLACQMADAGAKVVGIDSSEKMIAKAKEKYPHLSFYVKDVTQLDFHNEFDAVFSNAVLHWVRQPEKALTNIYNSLKKGGRFVAEFGGKGNVQTISQAIDTQIKKAGIEKNIPFPWYFPSIGEYTTLMEQAGFRVIFAMHFDRPTPLEGEEGLKNWIDMFGSLFFEGIHEETKQQIIENVEKSLKPSLFENGVWVADYKRIRVIGIKKQ; from the coding sequence ATGGGCACAATGCGGAAAGATCAATGGAATCCATCACTTTATGATGATAAACATTCTTTCGTTTCAGCATTTGGAGATAGTTTGGTCAAGGTGCTGGCACCGAAAAAGGGGGAAAAAATACTGGATGTCGGATGCGGAACAGGAGATTTGGCTTGTCAAATGGCGGATGCCGGAGCAAAGGTTGTTGGGATTGATTCAAGCGAAAAGATGATTGCCAAAGCGAAAGAGAAATACCCGCATCTTTCATTTTACGTAAAGGATGTGACACAACTCGATTTTCATAATGAATTTGATGCCGTTTTCTCGAATGCCGTATTGCACTGGGTCAGACAGCCCGAAAAAGCCCTGACAAATATTTATAATAGCTTAAAAAAAGGCGGCCGATTTGTTGCCGAGTTTGGCGGCAAAGGAAATGTGCAAACGATTTCCCAAGCAATTGATACGCAAATCAAAAAAGCGGGAATCGAAAAAAACATCCCTTTCCCTTGGTATTTTCCGAGCATCGGGGAATATACCACTTTGATGGAACAGGCCGGTTTCCGTGTAATTTTTGCCATGCATTTTGACCGCCCTACACCGCTTGAAGGGGAAGAAGGACTAAAAAATTGGATTGACATGTTCGGAAGTCTGTTTTTCGAAGGCATCCACGAGGAAACGAAACAGCAGATTATTGAAAATGTTGAAAAATCATTGAAACCTTCCCTTTTTGAAAACGGGGTTTGGGTTGCGGATTATAAACGAATCCGTGTCATTGGCATCAAAAAACAATAG
- a CDS encoding FAD/NAD(P)-binding oxidoreductase has protein sequence MENQTYKIVIVGGGTGGITVAAQLLRKMPTLRDQIAIIDPSGKHYYQPLWTLVGGGVYKKEKSVRDMKTVIPEGATWIQQAVKKFYPKDNKVQLENNDFVHYEFLVVAAGLEIHWDKIKGLKEALGTKNVCSNYSYEHVDYTWETIRNFKSGTAVFTHPASPVKCGGAPQKIMYLADDYFRKTGVRDQIKIIFGSANATIFDVAKYRQELEKILVRKGIDARFCYNLVEIKPDEKIAIFEDLNSGKKDEIQYDMIHVTPYMGAPKFVAESPLADETGFLAVDIHTLQHKKFENVFGLGDNANLPTSKTGAAIRKQAPVLVDNLIASIRNQTTKTIYNGYTSCPIVTGYNKLILAEFDYSKEPTESMPFDQGVERTSMYILKKDLLPVLYWNGMLKGTM, from the coding sequence ATGGAGAATCAGACTTATAAAATCGTAATAGTAGGCGGAGGAACGGGTGGGATAACCGTCGCTGCCCAGCTTTTGAGAAAAATGCCGACTTTGAGGGATCAAATTGCCATAATTGATCCTTCCGGCAAGCATTATTATCAGCCTTTATGGACATTGGTCGGCGGTGGGGTATACAAAAAAGAAAAATCTGTAAGAGACATGAAAACAGTAATTCCTGAAGGGGCTACTTGGATTCAACAAGCAGTTAAGAAATTTTATCCAAAAGACAATAAAGTGCAACTGGAAAACAATGATTTCGTTCATTATGAATTTTTAGTGGTGGCTGCAGGCCTCGAGATTCACTGGGATAAAATTAAGGGATTAAAAGAGGCGTTAGGTACGAAAAACGTTTGCAGCAATTATTCTTATGAACATGTTGATTACACTTGGGAAACCATTCGGAATTTCAAATCGGGAACCGCTGTTTTTACACACCCTGCTTCACCTGTAAAATGCGGCGGTGCACCTCAAAAAATTATGTACTTGGCAGATGATTATTTCAGAAAAACAGGTGTAAGAGATCAAATCAAAATTATTTTCGGTTCAGCAAACGCAACCATATTTGATGTTGCCAAGTACCGTCAAGAGTTGGAAAAGATATTGGTGAGAAAGGGGATTGATGCCCGTTTCTGTTATAACTTGGTAGAAATTAAACCGGATGAAAAAATTGCGATTTTTGAAGATTTAAATAGCGGAAAAAAAGATGAAATCCAATACGACATGATACATGTTACCCCCTATATGGGGGCACCGAAGTTTGTTGCAGAAAGTCCTCTTGCAGATGAAACAGGATTCTTGGCGGTCGACATTCATACCCTTCAACATAAAAAATTTGAAAACGTTTTCGGACTGGGGGATAACGCAAACCTTCCTACTTCGAAAACAGGTGCGGCCATACGAAAGCAAGCGCCTGTTCTTGTTGATAACTTGATTGCCAGCATCAGAAATCAAACGACAAAAACGATTTATAACGGCTATACTTCTTGTCCGATTGTAACAGGATATAACAAATTGATTTTAGCGGAATTTGACTACTCCAAAGAACCTACGGAATCAATGCCTTTTGACCAAGGAGTTGAAAGGACGAGTATGTACATTTTGAAAAAAGACTTGTTGCCTGTTTTATATTGGAATGGCATGTTAAAAGGCACGATGTAA
- a CDS encoding MBL fold metallo-hydrolase produces MLLRYFYDEKLAHASYMVGCQQHGKAVVIDPMRNIEPYIEVARKEKLEIVGSLETHIHADFVSGSRELADRFGATLYISDEGDENWKYTNLEGLSYQLLKDGDIIKLGNLTFEVMHTPGHTPEHISFLLTDGAAADKPIGIFTGDFVFVGDIGRPDLLERAAGMAGTAEVGARQMFKSIQRFKELPDYLQVWPAHGAGSACGKALGAVPSSTVGYEKQFNWAMKIENEEEFVKELLRGQPEAPYYFAVMKRVNKIGIELIKNLPEIPFIDSLKEIEKVIKDGFLVIDTRSPKDFSKGFIAGTVNIPLSQSFTTWAGWIVDYNKPIYVLTNPTDIEEVLIALRSIGIDKIAGFADVKGMLSQSNKLCSYENITPMEARTLLSEGKAQIVDVRNLSEYEEGHIDGAKHIMLGTLKNRLDEVPKGKVIMQCRSGARSGIATSILLSKGFKDVVNLDGGYERWVTETQTDAVRN; encoded by the coding sequence ATGTTATTGCGTTATTTTTACGATGAAAAATTGGCCCATGCCTCTTATATGGTGGGTTGCCAACAACATGGCAAGGCGGTTGTTATTGATCCTATGCGGAATATTGAACCATATATTGAAGTAGCCCGAAAGGAAAAATTGGAGATAGTCGGTTCATTGGAAACGCATATTCACGCAGATTTTGTCAGCGGATCCCGGGAATTGGCCGACCGGTTCGGAGCCACTTTGTACATTTCCGATGAAGGGGACGAAAATTGGAAATATACAAATTTAGAGGGGCTTTCCTATCAACTATTGAAAGACGGCGACATTATTAAATTAGGGAATCTTACTTTTGAAGTGATGCATACTCCAGGGCATACGCCAGAGCACATTTCCTTTTTATTAACAGACGGTGCAGCTGCGGATAAGCCGATTGGCATTTTTACAGGGGATTTTGTTTTTGTCGGTGATATTGGCCGTCCGGATTTATTGGAAAGAGCAGCTGGAATGGCTGGGACTGCGGAAGTTGGGGCACGCCAAATGTTTAAGTCCATTCAACGTTTTAAAGAACTGCCCGATTATTTGCAAGTGTGGCCGGCACATGGAGCGGGAAGCGCCTGCGGAAAAGCGTTGGGAGCGGTTCCATCATCAACGGTAGGTTATGAAAAGCAATTTAACTGGGCAATGAAAATTGAAAATGAAGAGGAATTTGTAAAGGAATTACTTCGGGGACAGCCTGAGGCACCATATTACTTTGCCGTTATGAAGAGAGTGAACAAAATCGGAATAGAATTGATTAAAAACTTACCGGAAATACCATTCATCGATTCCCTTAAAGAGATTGAAAAAGTGATCAAGGATGGATTCTTAGTAATCGATACCCGAAGCCCTAAAGATTTTTCAAAAGGCTTTATTGCAGGAACAGTCAATATTCCATTGAGTCAATCATTCACCACTTGGGCAGGTTGGATTGTCGATTACAATAAACCAATTTATGTATTGACGAATCCAACTGATATTGAAGAAGTGCTGATTGCTCTCCGCTCCATTGGAATTGACAAAATTGCCGGCTTTGCCGATGTAAAGGGGATGTTGTCTCAATCCAATAAGTTATGCAGTTATGAAAATATTACACCAATGGAAGCAAGAACATTATTAAGTGAGGGAAAAGCGCAAATTGTGGATGTGCGGAATTTATCCGAGTATGAAGAAGGGCATATTGATGGAGCAAAGCACATTATGCTGGGAACGTTAAAGAATAGACTTGACGAAGTGCCAAAAGGAAAAGTTATTATGCAATGCCGTTCTGGTGCCCGTTCGGGTATAGCTACAAGCATTTTATTGTCAAAAGGATTTAAAGATGTCGTGAATTTAGATGGCGGATATGAAAGATGGGTAACAGAAACTCAAACAGATGCCGTAAGAAATTAA
- a CDS encoding ATP-binding protein, with amino-acid sequence MHKINHTEYFQKVYEHIQDGIVVMRESREIIMLNPAAKRLTGWKVGDYVPYCSFCTTRNRRVETPSCYLMANEDVPSILSQMSTNRKKTLDVEMSVSVINRNVETGENEYLLVLRDCETMLKAQEAALNKKMIQALIDAKESEHKRLAQELHDGVGQSLYSVSVALEAIEAYMQDNEKLSSYVKEVRNELRKVIEDVYTYSYNLRPQSLDQLGLKAALENLIDNMKKMTPHLIFELTTQGLDRCDPAIEINLYRIAQEALHNVVKYAQASYVKISIRKNNTHIHMKIEDDGIGFDRKSIQNKGLGLKHIEERVDLLSGTCAIRSEMNKGTVVEVTIPRWRPNT; translated from the coding sequence TTGCACAAAATCAATCATACAGAATACTTCCAAAAGGTTTACGAACACATTCAAGATGGAATCGTTGTAATGAGGGAATCCAGGGAAATTATTATGTTGAATCCAGCGGCAAAAAGGCTGACCGGGTGGAAAGTTGGTGACTATGTTCCTTACTGCAGTTTTTGCACGACAAGAAATCGGCGGGTAGAAACCCCGTCTTGTTATTTAATGGCCAACGAAGATGTTCCGTCCATATTGTCCCAAATGTCAACAAATCGAAAAAAAACACTGGATGTGGAAATGAGTGTTTCGGTCATTAATAGAAATGTAGAAACTGGAGAAAATGAGTATTTACTTGTATTAAGGGATTGTGAAACCATGTTGAAAGCGCAGGAAGCAGCGCTCAATAAAAAAATGATTCAAGCTTTGATTGATGCGAAAGAATCTGAACATAAACGATTAGCTCAGGAATTGCATGATGGGGTTGGACAATCACTTTACTCGGTTTCGGTCGCCTTAGAAGCGATTGAAGCGTATATGCAGGATAATGAAAAACTGTCCAGTTATGTAAAAGAAGTGCGAAATGAGCTGCGGAAAGTGATTGAAGATGTGTATACGTATTCCTACAATTTACGTCCGCAAAGTTTAGATCAATTGGGATTGAAAGCAGCTTTGGAAAACTTAATAGACAATATGAAAAAAATGACTCCTCATCTGATATTCGAGTTAACAACCCAAGGGCTTGACCGATGTGATCCGGCTATTGAAATCAATCTATACCGCATTGCCCAAGAAGCGTTGCACAATGTGGTCAAGTATGCGCAGGCATCCTATGTGAAAATCTCTATTCGGAAAAATAATACGCACATTCATATGAAAATTGAAGATGACGGAATCGGATTTGACCGCAAATCGATTCAAAACAAGGGACTCGGCTTAAAACATATTGAAGAACGAGTTGATTTGTTAAGCGGTACATGTGCCATTCGTTCAGAAATGAACAAAGGTACCGTTGTTGAAGTTACTATTCCGAGATGGAGGCCGAATACATGA